One part of the Streptomyces lienomycini genome encodes these proteins:
- a CDS encoding ATP-binding protein, which produces MTEYLDGAVIPTGFDVPVEPLRRAAHYSGEPGCIAQARSFASLFLDQLRTEWCATIGPRADGAVLLVVSELVTNADRHSRGPYILELEGTGTSVAVTVYDSSGAVPERYPRDPERIGRHGLEIVHALVETVVVERVPVGKRVRAVVPLTAA; this is translated from the coding sequence ATGACCGAGTACCTGGACGGGGCAGTGATACCGACTGGTTTCGACGTTCCCGTTGAACCGCTGAGGCGGGCGGCACACTACTCCGGCGAGCCGGGATGCATAGCGCAGGCGCGTTCCTTCGCCTCGCTCTTCCTCGACCAGCTGAGGACCGAGTGGTGCGCCACGATCGGCCCCCGCGCGGACGGCGCGGTCCTGCTGGTGGTGAGCGAGCTGGTCACCAACGCGGACCGACACAGCAGGGGGCCGTACATCCTGGAGCTGGAGGGCACCGGCACCTCGGTGGCGGTGACCGTCTACGACAGCAGCGGCGCCGTGCCCGAGCGCTACCCCCGGGACCCCGAGCGGATCGGCCGGCACGGGCTGGAGATCGTCCACGCCCTGGTGGAGACCGTCGTCGTCGAACGCGTCCCGGTCGGCAAACGGGTACGTGCCGTGGTGCCCCTCACCGCGGCGTGA
- a CDS encoding PRC-barrel domain-containing protein translates to MDELMAARSLTTRPVVTLRGDAVAHVKDTVCDAAAGRITGFTLTGRGLLSGPLKEGLPWSGVYALGHDAVMIRDGRGLVSAAAMTAHQQNLRARVLGARVLTEAGAEVGTVLDVVVEGGTGGRIMGFRVAASRRFVPGASRHRRRVYVPRGETLTVNGRDLVLPEDAVRHVADDLPGLTALVGGGVPGHRTGPLP, encoded by the coding sequence ATGGACGAACTGATGGCCGCACGAAGCCTCACCACCCGGCCGGTGGTCACCCTCCGCGGCGACGCCGTCGCCCATGTCAAGGACACCGTATGCGACGCCGCCGCGGGCCGAATCACCGGTTTCACGCTGACCGGGCGGGGCCTGCTGTCCGGCCCCCTGAAGGAGGGCCTGCCCTGGTCGGGTGTGTACGCGCTGGGCCACGACGCCGTGATGATCCGCGACGGGCGGGGCCTGGTGAGCGCGGCGGCGATGACGGCGCACCAGCAGAACCTGCGGGCCCGGGTGCTCGGCGCGCGGGTGCTGACCGAGGCGGGCGCCGAGGTCGGCACGGTGCTCGACGTCGTGGTGGAGGGCGGCACCGGTGGGCGGATCATGGGCTTCCGGGTGGCGGCGAGCCGGCGGTTCGTACCGGGAGCTTCCCGGCACCGGCGGCGGGTGTACGTGCCGCGCGGCGAGACGCTCACGGTCAACGGCCGCGACCTCGTCCTGCCCGAGGACGCCGTACGGCACGTCGCGGACGACCTGCCGGGCCTCACCGCCCTGGTCGGCGGCGGCGTGCCCGGCCACCGGACGGGGCCACTGCCGTGA